A genome region from Pseudomonas sp. N3-W includes the following:
- a CDS encoding phosphoglycolate phosphatase — MSGFEQLFPGRLPRLVMFDLDGTLIDSVPDLAAAVDNMLLKLGREPVGIESVREWVGNGAPVLVRRALAGGIDHSTVDDGEAEAALEMFMEAYSESHELTVVYPGVRDTLKWLHKQGVEMALITNKPERFVAPLLDQMKIGRYFRLIIGGDTLPQQKPDPAALFFVMKMTNIPASQSLFVGDSRSDVLAAKAAGVKCVALSYGYNHGRPIAEESPALVIDDLRQLIPGCLDPAAEITLPDAVQPPSGNAIVVVTRKLWMKVIKALARWRWRA, encoded by the coding sequence ATGAGTGGCTTTGAGCAGCTGTTCCCGGGGCGCTTGCCGCGGCTGGTGATGTTCGATCTGGATGGCACGCTGATCGATTCGGTCCCTGACCTCGCGGCGGCTGTGGATAACATGCTGCTCAAACTCGGGCGCGAACCGGTGGGTATCGAGTCGGTGCGTGAGTGGGTCGGCAACGGTGCGCCGGTGCTGGTTCGACGGGCGCTGGCCGGCGGCATTGATCATTCGACTGTCGATGACGGCGAGGCTGAGGCCGCACTTGAGATGTTCATGGAGGCTTATAGCGAGAGCCATGAGCTGACCGTGGTCTATCCCGGTGTGCGCGACACCCTGAAGTGGCTGCACAAGCAGGGTGTCGAGATGGCACTGATCACCAACAAGCCGGAGCGCTTTGTCGCGCCGTTGCTGGATCAGATGAAGATCGGCCGTTATTTCCGCCTGATCATCGGCGGCGATACGCTGCCGCAGCAAAAGCCCGACCCGGCGGCGCTGTTTTTCGTGATGAAAATGACCAACATCCCGGCGTCGCAATCGTTGTTCGTCGGCGATTCGCGCAGCGATGTGCTGGCCGCGAAAGCAGCGGGGGTCAAATGTGTGGCCTTGAGTTACGGCTACAACCATGGCCGGCCAATTGCCGAAGAATCACCGGCGCTGGTTATCGATGATCTACGCCAGTTAATTCCCGGTTGCCTGGACCCGGCGGCTGAGATAACGTTGCCCGACGCTGTTCAACCCCCTTCTGGAAACGCCATCGTGGTGGTCACTCGCAAACTCTGGATGAAAGTCATCAAGGCCCTGGCCCGCTGGCGTTGGCGCGCCTGA
- the rpe gene encoding ribulose-phosphate 3-epimerase, which translates to MQPFVIAPSILSADFARLGEEVDNVLAAGADFVHFDVMDNHYVPNLTIGPMVCAALRKYGITAPIDAHLMVSPVDRIVGDFIEAGATYITFHPEATQHVDRSLQLIREGGCKAGLVFNPATPLNVLEYVMDKVDMILLMSVNPGFGGQKFIPGTLDKLRQARALIDASGRDIRLEIDGGVNVNNIREIAAAGADTFVAGSAIFNAPNYQEVIEKMRSELALARP; encoded by the coding sequence ATGCAGCCCTTCGTCATTGCTCCGTCGATTCTCTCCGCCGACTTCGCCCGCCTGGGTGAAGAAGTGGACAACGTCCTGGCCGCCGGTGCCGACTTCGTGCACTTCGATGTCATGGACAACCACTACGTGCCCAACCTGACCATCGGCCCGATGGTTTGCGCGGCATTGCGCAAGTACGGCATCACGGCGCCGATCGACGCGCACCTGATGGTCAGCCCGGTGGACCGCATCGTCGGCGACTTCATTGAAGCCGGCGCGACGTACATCACCTTCCACCCGGAAGCCACCCAACACGTTGATCGCTCCCTGCAACTGATCCGCGAAGGCGGCTGCAAGGCCGGCCTGGTGTTCAACCCGGCGACTCCGCTGAACGTACTCGAATACGTGATGGACAAGGTCGACATGATCTTGCTGATGAGCGTCAACCCGGGCTTCGGCGGACAGAAATTCATTCCAGGTACCCTCGACAAACTGCGTCAGGCGCGTGCGCTGATCGACGCTAGCGGCCGTGACATTCGCCTGGAAATCGACGGCGGCGTCAACGTGAACAACATCCGTGAAATCGCCGCTGCCGGTGCTGACACGTTTGTTGCCGGTTCGGCGATCTTCAATGCCCCGAACTATCAGGAAGTGATCGAGAAGATGCGTTCCGAACTGGCTCTGGCCCGCCCATGA
- a CDS encoding iron-containing alcohol dehydrogenase translates to MAISSFKIAHKLLTGAGAIEQLAAELTRLDVDNPLIVTDAALVKSGTVELALAHLGERTYEIFDRVLPDPEIAIVEDCMRVYREGGHDGLIGLGGGSAIDIAKSVAAYAGYHGALEDLFGVDQVPRKGPPLIAIPTTAGTGSEVTNVAILSDKVAQLKKGIVSDYLLPDVALVSPQMTLTCPRSVTAASGVDALVHAIESYLSLNASPITDSLAIGAIKLIATSLPKAYANPANLQAREDMATASLMAGMAFGNAGVGAVHALAYPLGGRFNIAHGVSNALLLPHVMHWNKMACVERMQDIAEAMGVKTAHLSANQAADKAVEAMTELCTAVEIPLGLHSFGVPEEAIPAMAVEAAGIERLMRNNPRKLSAVDIEKIYRAAY, encoded by the coding sequence ATGGCTATTTCCTCTTTCAAAATTGCTCACAAATTACTCACCGGCGCCGGCGCCATCGAGCAGTTGGCCGCCGAGCTGACACGCCTGGATGTGGATAACCCGCTGATCGTCACCGATGCCGCGCTGGTCAAATCCGGCACCGTTGAGCTGGCGCTGGCGCATCTGGGCGAGCGCACCTATGAGATCTTTGACCGCGTGTTACCGGACCCCGAAATCGCCATCGTCGAAGACTGTATGCGCGTGTACCGCGAGGGCGGGCATGACGGCTTGATCGGACTTGGTGGTGGCAGCGCCATCGACATCGCCAAAAGTGTTGCCGCCTATGCCGGCTACCACGGCGCGCTGGAAGATCTGTTCGGCGTCGATCAGGTGCCGCGCAAGGGGCCGCCGCTGATCGCCATTCCGACCACTGCCGGCACTGGCTCGGAAGTCACTAACGTGGCCATCCTCTCGGACAAAGTCGCGCAATTGAAGAAAGGCATCGTCAGCGACTATCTATTACCAGACGTGGCACTGGTCAGCCCGCAGATGACCCTGACCTGCCCGCGCAGTGTCACGGCGGCCAGCGGCGTCGATGCTCTGGTGCACGCCATCGAGTCTTATTTGTCACTCAATGCTTCGCCGATCACCGACTCGCTGGCCATCGGCGCCATCAAGTTGATCGCCACATCCCTGCCCAAGGCTTATGCCAACCCTGCCAACCTGCAAGCCCGGGAAGACATGGCCACCGCCAGCCTGATGGCCGGCATGGCGTTCGGTAATGCCGGGGTTGGTGCGGTGCATGCGCTGGCGTATCCGCTGGGTGGGCGCTTCAACATCGCCCATGGCGTCAGCAACGCCTTGCTGCTGCCGCATGTCATGCACTGGAACAAAATGGCCTGCGTGGAACGTATGCAGGATATTGCCGAGGCCATGGGGGTAAAGACCGCTCATCTGAGCGCTAATCAAGCAGCGGACAAAGCCGTGGAGGCGATGACCGAGCTGTGTACGGCGGTAGAGATTCCCCTGGGGTTGCACAGCTTCGGTGTGCCCGAAGAGGCAATTCCGGCCATGGCTGTGGAAGCGGCAGGGATCGAGCGTCTGATGCGCAACAACCCGCGCAAATTGAGTGCCGTCGATATCGAGAAGATCTACCGAGCGGCCTACTGA